Genomic window (Lutra lutra chromosome 17, mLutLut1.2, whole genome shotgun sequence):
TGGACTGTGAGAAAAGCCCCAGCAGAAGAAAGCTTTATGAGTGCCGGGAATGTGGGAGGGCCTTCCTCCGAAAGTCCCACCCCCGTCAGCACCTGAAGGGCCATGACGAGGATCGGCTTTATGAGAACCCAGAATGTGGGAGATTCTTCACACAGGTACCTGGCCTCCGTGACCACCAGGGTATTCGCAGCAGGCCGAGGCCTTTTGAGTGCGACCAATGTGGGAAGGGTTTCCTTAGACTTCCCCAACTTGTTGGTCACCAGAAAATCCACACGAGAGAAAGACCTTATGGTTGTAGTGAATGTGGAAAATTTTTTAGGAATCGCTCCACGCTCGTTAGACACCAGAGAGTTCACACTGGTGAAAGGCCACATGAGTGCAGCgaatgtgggaaagctttcaCCCGCAAACATAAACTTGCTGAGCACCAGAAAATCCAGCAGCGAAAAGCCTTATGAGTGCAGTGAATGCGGGAAAGCCTTCAGCCGCAAAGACAAAGTCGTTGAACACCAGAAAATCCACACTGGAGAGAGGCCTTATAAGTGCGGTgagtgtggaaaagccttcagccGCAAACATAAACTTGCCGAGCACCAGAAAATCCACACTGGAGTGAGGGCTTTTGAGTGCAGAGAATGTGGAAAATTCTTTATGGACAGCTCCTCGCTCATTATTCATCagagagttcacactggagaaaggccttatgagtgCAACCAATGTGGGAAATTCTTTAGGTACCACTTCACACTCATTCGACACCAGAGAATGCACGCTGGAGAAAGGCCTTCAGTTGCAGTTCCGCGCTCACTGGACGTCGGGCAGATCACAGTGGAGAAAGGCCTTCTTACTGTAGCAGGTGTGGGAAGTTTCTGTGCTACGACTCCAGTCTCACTGCACAACGGAGAGTTCACACGGATGTGAGAGTCCTTACGAGAACTGCAAATGTGGGGACATCTTCACTCACAGCTCTGGCCTCGTTAAACGCTGTCAAGTTTGCAGCAGCGGAGAAATGCCTTATGAGTGTGGTGGATGTGGGAGAGTCTAGAGATTTATGTCATTTTAcactaatttgcatttctttaatttttctatatactTGGAATCCTACAGGCTACTTTTGCACAGCtgcttttcattctatttttgtaTAAATGGACTCCTAAAGTGTATCCTCGTACAGCTAATTTGAGAGTTATCCCTCTTGTGTCCATTCCTTTTTATCGCTGAGTGGTCTTCTATTGGCTGTGTATGACACAGTGTGTTTATCTTGCTGACCTACTACCAGAACGGATGTTATACGTAAATACCTGAGAAGGGGGTGTTGCTCACAGCTGaatgtttaacttttaagaatTAGCCAAATTGGTTTCCAGTGTGAATGTGCCATCTTATACTCCCACCAGCTCTTCATCAGCATTCCATTTGGAACACCTCTTTGTCAACAATAAGTATAGCCGgtcttttttaagttaaaataagtgTATCATAGTCTTACTTAATCTGCATTTCTATAATAATTTGTGGTactccttttttaagattttatttatttatttgacagaggtcacaagcagggagagaggcaggcagagagagaaagggggaagcaggctcctcgctg
Coding sequences:
- the LOC125088988 gene encoding LOW QUALITY PROTEIN: zinc finger protein 17-like (The sequence of the model RefSeq protein was modified relative to this genomic sequence to represent the inferred CDS: inserted 3 bases in 2 codons), which gives rise to MECCPFLATDGGLVVFTDVAIHFSREEWGLLDEAQRSLYHSVMLETLALLSSLGCWHGAQDEKVPSEQGDSVGGSQVRTPKSGPPTQKSQPWEPCSLLWKDLLRWAEHDGTRPEQGLRTYEEKHLQHQKQQIREKLSRSGEGRPPFVKNCRGHVTETSFXHRDGGNAIPASSGLLQPQVLHVVGKPHWDTGGGEAFQNEQNYCKCTQCGKTFSRKHILVDCEKSPSRRKLYECRECGRAFLRKSHPRQHLKGHDEDRLYENPECGRFFTQVPGLRDHQGIRSRPRPFECDQCGKGFLRLPQLVGHQKIHTRERPYGCSECGKFFRNRSTLVRHQRVHTGERPHECSECGKAFTRKHKLAEHQKIXSSEKPYECSECGKAFSRKDKVVEHQKIHTGERPYKCGECGKAFSRKHKLAEHQKIHTGVRAFECRECGKFFMDSSSLIIHQRVHTGERPYECNQCGKFFRYHFTLIRHQRMHAGERPSVAVPRSLDVGQITVEKGLLTVAGVGSFCATTPVSLHNGEFTRM